The Phyllopteryx taeniolatus isolate TA_2022b chromosome 9, UOR_Ptae_1.2, whole genome shotgun sequence genome contains a region encoding:
- the si:dkey-195m11.8 gene encoding fidgetin: MLSSVTPYSLLKMHWSPEHTAPITQWPEQHLDVTSTTSPPSAHKHEPYASAARRNYAHTGYPWASDDISALTASSLLKRYAEKYSGLELPYERPAPGAYPEPGAFLKTESEPWALSQGIECYPGLEALTGTKVGSGSVGIPTTGSVTVVSSNLATDPSYSAAGSCSAPSSQDYPPAYNSTYLSSGYCPQPGTALPHAPLHSLQAGPTLVPSYSASTPVYNYPPGCYPQNSLSSSYSHPSASYLPPGISAPTPLAPRPTMVGGSYSYPSHSLGGGAESGAPLKRKAFEMGEDGQEGGEVEGSRYRKYGNGLSKGNGHGNGYDGSGSGSDPQPYKPGKPLMSPSYRGTGDYSPPSRLAVENAAGEHSFSHQRMPMKIPASHTQAEDPTGGH, encoded by the coding sequence GTCTATTGAAGATGCACTGGTCTCCGGAGCACACCGCCCCTATAACTCAGTGGCCTGAGCAGCACCTAGACGTCACCTCCACCACTTCACCCCCGTCTGCCCACAAACATGAGCCCTACGCCTCTGCCGCTCGCCGAAATTACGCTCACACAGGTTACCCATGGGCCAGTGATGACATATCAGCCCTTACTGCTTCTTCGCTTCTCAAGCGCTACGCGGAGAAGTACTCGGGACTGGAGCTCCCCTACGAGCGTCCTGCTCCAGGGGCCTACCCAGAGCCTGGAGCTTTTCTGAAAACTGAATCGGAACCCTGGGCTCTTAGCCAGGGCATCGAGTGCTACCCCGGACTTGAAGCGCTAACTGGCACCAAGGTGGGCTCAGGATCTGTGGGCATCCCGACCACAGGAAGTGTGACTGTCGTGAGCAGTAACTTGGCCACCGACCCAAGCTACAGTGCTGCTGGCTCCTGCAGTGCCCCGTCATCCCAGGACTATCCTCCTGCCTACAACAGCACCTACCTGTCCTCAGGATACTGCCCTCAGCCAGGCACAGCACTTCCCCATGCCCCTCTTCACTCTTTGCAGGCCGGACCCACTCTCGTGCCCAGCTACAGCGCCAGCACTCCAGTCTACAACTACCCGCCAGGATGCTACCCCCAAAACAGCCTCTCTTCCAGTTATAGCCACCCCAGTGCTTCCTACTTACCCCCAGGGATTAGTGCCCCTACTCCTCTGGCCCCCAGGCCCACTATGGTGGGGGGTAGTTACAGCTACCCGTCGCACAGCCTCGGGGGGGGCGCCGAGTCTGGAGCACCGCTGAAACGCAAGGCCTTTGAGATGGGAGAAGACGGACAAGAGGGAGGCGAGGTAGAGGGATCACGCTACAGAAAATACGGGAACGGCCTCAGCAAAGGCAACGGGCACGGCAACGGCTACGACGGAAGCGGTTCCGGTTCAGACCCGCAACCCTACAAACCTGGGAAGCCCCTCATGTCACCCTCTTATCGCGGAACAGGGGATTACAGCCCCCCATCTCGCCTAGCGGTAGAGAACGCGGCCGGCGAGCACAGCTTTTCTCATCAGAGGATGCCTATGAAGATACCGGCATCACACACCCAAGCGGAGGACCCCACCGGGGGCCACTGA